GTGCGGCCGCCGTCGGTCAAGGACGTCCTCATGCACATGGCCGGGCTGGGCTTCGGCCTGCAGACCGGTACGGCCGAGGCGGGCGGCATCGCCCGGCCGACGATCATGCGGGACCCGGGCCTCACGTTGGAGAGGCTGGCCGACCGGGTTGCCGAGCGCCCGCTCGCCCACCAGCCCGGCACCCGCTGGGTCTACGGGCTGCAGACCGACATCTGCGCCCGGCTCGTCGAGGTGCTCTCGGGCCGGCGGTTCGACGACTACCTGCGCACCGAGATCTTCGAGCCGCTGGGCATGGCCGATACCGGCTTCACCGTGCCGGCGGAGTCGGCCGACCGGTTCGCGGGGCTCTACCGACGCGGTCCGGACAAGCGGTTCGCGTTGATGGAGGACGCGCAGCAGAGCTCCTACCTGCGGGAGCGGTCGTTCCTGTCCGGTGGTGGCGGGCTGGTGTCGACGACCGGCGACTACCTGCGGTTCGCGCAGATGCTGCTGAACGGCGGCGAGCTCGACGGGCGGCGGATCCTCGGCCGCAAGACGGTCGAGCTGATGACCGTCAACCACCTGCCCGGCGGCGCGGAGATGCGGGCGTTCTCGCTGCCCGGCGGCTACGGCGAAGTGGGCTTCGACGGCACCGGCTTCGGCCTGACGATGGCGATCGGGCTGGGTCCCGCGCGTACCGGCGTGATCGGCTCGGCCGGGGAGTTCATGTGGGGCGGCGCGGCGTCGACGATCTTCTGGGTCGACCCGAAGGAGGACATGGTCGTCGTCTTCATGACCCAGCTGATGCCGTCGGGGTCGTTCAACTTCCGTGGCCAGCTGAAGGCGCTGGTCTACCCCGCCATCGTCGACTGAGGTTCACGGGTCAGACTGACCGCGTGCGAGCCCGGCGGTGGTACGGCGTTTTGGCCGGTTTCGCGGTCGTTGCATGTGTTGCCGGGTGCGGGGACAGCTCCGGACATCCCGCGGTCTCTCGCGCCACGTCGGTGACGCCGACGGTCGCGGCATCGTCGTCGGCGTCTCCTGCCTCCGGCGCACCCTCGCCCGTTCCGATCGCGATTCACGAGATGCCCTGGCACCTGCCCGCTCCGGTCTCGCGCGCCGCCGCCGCCGTGGTCGGGAACTCCGTCGTGCTCGCCGGTGGACTGGTCGCAGGCACGTCGAGCACGCAGGTGCTGCAGGTTTCGATCCCCGACGGGCGGGTGCAGCCCGACGGGGTGCTGCACGCCCCGGTGCACGACGCCGCGGGTGCCGTCGTGGCGGGACGCCCGCTGGTGTTCGGCGGCGGCGCCGCCGCGACGATCGACGACGTGCAGGACGTCCACGGGCAGGTGGTCGCCCACCTGCCCACGCCACGGTCGGACGTCGTTGCGGTGGTGCACGGCGGCACGGCGTACGTCATCGGTGGCTACGACGGGCATGCGCCGCTCCGGGACGTGCTGGCGACGACCGACGGGCAGCACTTCCGCGTGGTGGCGCAGCTCCTCGCGGGGGTGCGCTATCCGTCGGTGGTTGTGGTCGGGAACGCGATCTACGTGCTCGGTGGCGAGACGAGCGGGGGCGACACGGCCGACGTGCAGCGGATCGACCTGGCGAACGGGCGGACCTCGGTCGTCGGGCACCTGCCGGCGCCGCTGGCGCATGCAGGGGCCGGGGCGATCGGCGACCGCATCGTGCTGGCGGGCGGGCGCCGGGCCGGCAGTCCGACGGCGCTCGTCGAGACGTACGACGTCCGCTCGGGAACCACGACGGCGGTCGGCTCGTTGCCCGAGGCGCTGACCGATCCCGCGTCGGCGGTCGTCGCCGGTGCGCTCTGGCTGTTCGGCGGAGAACACGGAAACCCGGTCGACACCGTGCTGCGCATCGGGTGAGGCGGCACCACTCGTGACAGCGCACCGAGGAGCACTCGTGTCCCGCCGCACCGTCCTGCTCGTCGCCTCGATCGCCGGCTCGCTCGTTCTCACCGGGTGCGGGGGCAGCAGCGGCGGCAGCCATCAGGCGACGAAGTCGAAGCCGCCGACGTCGACGGGCTCGACCCCGACCGCTACGCAGACGGCGACGACCGCGCCGACGTCGAGCGCGGCTGCGACCGGCGCACTCCCGGGCATGCCGGCCGTCCTCGACCCGCACGACATCTACGCCGCCGACCGCCCGGGGATGCTGAGCCCGGTGGTGGCGCACGACCGGCCGCTGATCTACGTGCCGAACTCCGGAAGCAACACGGTCGACGAGATCGACCCGACCACCTACCGGATCGTGCGGCACTTCGCGGTGGGCAGGCTGCCGCAGCACGTGGTGCCGTCGTGGGACCTGAAGACCTTGTGGGTCAACAACGACCAGGGCAACTCGCTCACGCCGATCGACCCGACCGACGGTGTGCCCGGCACGCCGGTGCCGGTCGACGACCCGTACAACCTCTACTTCACCCCCGACGGCCGCTACGCGATCGTGATGGCGGAACGCCTGCGGCGCATCGACTTCCGCGATCCGCACACGATGGCGTTGCACGACTCGACGCCGGTCCCGTGCAGGGGCGTGAA
This window of the Mycobacteriales bacterium genome carries:
- a CDS encoding serine hydrolase domain-containing protein; protein product: MKVDPDAAGLDAGRLSRIGEHIASRYIGPGKIAGCHVAVARHGAVGYSQPFGLMDAERGVAVGDDTIWRIYSMTKPITGVALMTLYERGLFQLDDPVDRFIPSWRGLQVEERQSDGSTTLVDAVRPPSVKDVLMHMAGLGFGLQTGTAEAGGIARPTIMRDPGLTLERLADRVAERPLAHQPGTRWVYGLQTDICARLVEVLSGRRFDDYLRTEIFEPLGMADTGFTVPAESADRFAGLYRRGPDKRFALMEDAQQSSYLRERSFLSGGGGLVSTTGDYLRFAQMLLNGGELDGRRILGRKTVELMTVNHLPGGAEMRAFSLPGGYGEVGFDGTGFGLTMAIGLGPARTGVIGSAGEFMWGGAASTIFWVDPKEDMVVVFMTQLMPSGSFNFRGQLKALVYPAIVD